In the genome of Phacochoerus africanus isolate WHEZ1 chromosome 5, ROS_Pafr_v1, whole genome shotgun sequence, the window AAAGGACCACTTAAAAAAGTTCAATGAGTTGATGGTTGCCTTCAGGGTGCGGCCGACTGTTCTGATGCCCTTTTGGAACGTGGTGGGATTTGCACTGGGTACGCGTCTGTCCAGAAGAGCTTCTGGGAGCTTAGGGATCTGGGAGGATTGAATCGTTAAATAACCACTTCTACAGTTCTTTTCAACCTTTTTcaatttactttatatttttctaaagttaaATTGGCCTTATTTTGCTTAGCTTTATTTAAGACAGCATCTTAAAATCAGTACTTTTCTAAGTTGGTTGCAGTGAAAATAAACACAGCAGTGGGGAGAAAAGCTCAGAGTTGCAGCAAATGATGTTCCCTGGTGACGGTTCCAAATCTGAGATCTGCTCGCTCTTAAAAAGGGAGAGTCAGTGGCATAGAAGAATCAAAGACACACTCACCCCAAGTGAAAACTCACTCCTGCCGTAATCAGAAGGTTAGAGCATTGAAAGAAAGGAacaggagtccccttgtggctcagcaggttcaggatctggcattgtcactgctgtggtgcaggttcagtccttggcctgggaacttcctcatgccatgggtgtggtccagaaattaaacaaacaaaaaagagaaaaaaaaaaccatccttACTGTGTGATtcagggtgggttttttttttttttttttttaacaccatgACCTGGTACCTCCTAAAACCATGGCTTTCAAGGGTGGCAAGTTGCTCCTGAGGACCTTTGCCACATCTAAGACATTTtcggttgtcacaactggggatGGATGCCACGGGCACCTAGTAGGTGGGTGCCAGGGATGCTAAGCATCCTCCAGTGTTCAGGACATCCCCCCACAACAAGGAATTCTCCAGCCCCAGAGCCCACGGTGCCAAGGTGACAGACCTTGACCTGACCTGATCTCCATCCCCACTGGTGTCAGTCCCAGGCTTTACTGTCTGGATCTGACACTTCCAGGTGCAGGAACTGccctgctggggaaggagggcgCCATGGCCTGCACCGTGGCTGTGGAAGAGTCCATAGCGCACCACTACAACAACCAGATTCGAAGGCTGATGGAGGAGGATCCTGCCAAATACGAGGAGCTGCTTCAGGTATTTGACGGTGCCCTGGAGGGGGCTGGTGCGGGAGAAGGGCAGATGGGCAGTTTGGGAAGAGGAACAAGATAGACCctcaggggctggggctgccttTGCAGTCCAGGGCAGGCAGGCAAACCAAGGCAGCTGAAGCCCTGTGCCCTGTCACCTGCCGCGGCAGAGCTGGGACCGAGACCCCGTGTCTTCCTGAGCCCAGACCTGTATTCTCTCCAATTCTAGATCATTGATGGATTCTGAGCAGATGCTGTGAGCACAAACACTTCAGATGAAATAAGTGAATGTTTTCAGAATAATAATTGCATAAATGAGTGAAGAGCCTCAGAAATTTTCTACAGGAAATACGGAAActgtttaattgtttttaaaagcctAAGTCGGGGGTTTGTAAACTGTGGCCACTGGTTAACCACCGGTTGCTGTAAATAAGGTTTTGTGGGAACACAGCTGCACTCATTTGTCTCCCTGTCCGTGACTGCTGTCCCCTCTGCGGTGGCAGACTTGAGTTGTGACAGGGCCCTTCCAGCCCCAAAAGCTTGCGTTACTGACTCTGGCCCTTTGTAGGAAAAGTTTGCCTACCTGTGTTCTGGACGTAACTTGAGGCTTTAGCCTCTAGAGTAAGTCACAGCAGCAGGGAGTTAGAAGGCTGACTTGCTcccatttctttgtattaaacCAGGTGATAAGGAAGTTTCGGGATGAAGAGCTTGAGCACCATGACATAGGCCTGGAACACGGCGCAGAGCTGGTGGGGACCCACTTTCCCTGTTTGCTCGAGGTGGCGTCTTGTCTGGAAGGTTGAGGGATGGGCAGTTTTCTGTTTCCAGaaagatagatttaaaaattatggtcCAAAAAAGAGAACCAACATCCTGCTTGACAGAAAGCAAGCAAATGCCTCGCTCCCGACCAGGAatcttatttctctcttcctcatcctTTTCCCAGCACTTTCCCCCTTTCCGGTGAGAAAGTGGGTGGTTCACATGTTttggctgcagctgaggcattcCAGTCTTTTGAataggtttccttttttctttcaagtagtttatttttctttaacatcgTTTCTTAGATGTTAGTACTTATCCAGAGAAGTCCCAACCCTGCCATGACATCCTGTACGTTTACAGCTGAATGTGAACAGAGGATGTGTTTCTCCTGTTTGCTAATCATTGTTGTTTTTAACAGGCTCCAGGATACACCGTTCTGAAGAGCGTTATCCAGGCCGGATGCAGTGTGGCGATATATTTATCAGAAAGATTTTAAATTGTGTCCACTTTTCCCTGTGTATAAATGATGAGAGTAATTTAACGAGTGACATGGGCAGAAAAGGAAACATACGATCATTGTTCTGTGAATTTGCTATTAAACTATGAGaggtttttttcattaaaaaaaaaaaaaggctctccagtgttgatttttttctgtgctgaTTTATGGCTATAAGGCTGACGTTTCACCAGGTGTGTTAAGATTACAGAAAATAAACCCGGTCCTTGTTTGGGCTGTAATGAATTTTTTCCTAAAGCATCAAGAATGAATCATTAAGGTGAAGCCACACAACTCacactgggacttgaacccataggctgggactcgaacccagccaacACCCAGAatgggacttaaaaaaaaaaaaaaatgaacgaaTCATTAAGAAAgtaacaggaggagttcctgtcgtggtgcagtggttaacaaatctgactaggaaccatgaggttgcaggtttgttccctggccttgctcagtgggttaaggatccggcgttgctgtgagctgtggtgtaggcctgcagctacagctccgactagactcctagcctgggaacctccatatgctgcgggtgcgggccataggaaaagacaaagaaagaaacaggaatcttcaagaggaagaaaaaaagggtttACTTGTGacacaaataatttcaaacatgGTAATGTTTTAAGTTTGGCACCGCGAGACTGTGGAGCCCATCAGCAAAGAAGACTGACTTTGTTTCTGTAGTGAATTGTGGGTCCAAGGCAGGTTACTTCCTGCCTTGAAGCAAAGAAGACTGACTTTGTTTCTGTAGTGAATTGTGGGTCCAAGGCAGGTCAGAGAATATTCTAAATTGTGGGTTGTTTATGAAGTTGAATTATAATCCTTTCCTTTAGGTCTGCTCCCCAGACTGGACCAAAATGGGCTATAATTTTCATGCtttgttgaaatttttatgatttgcaaatttttaaataacttctgaAAAAACCTAGATCAGTGGTTCTTCTTGGCTGCCCACTAGAATGTCCTTTGGagctttttagaatttttcagaTTGTGAACTAAAAATTCTGAGTTCATCAGGGTGGGGCCAAGGATCGGAAAGGTTTTAAAAGCTCCAGGGTGAGTCCAAGCTAGGAACCCTGGACTAGGTGGTGAGCTGCTTGTGGCAAAGAGCCTTGTCACTGGGTCTTTGCCTGCCACCCCGCACCCTGTGTTTAACCTGCTCCTTGTGATGGGGTGACTCACCTCAAAGCGTCCGGTTTTGAAGCACAGTGACATGGGATAGTTTGGATTCGTCTTCTACATTGCTTTTTTCCTATACAATGTGAATATGATGGAGTGAAATCATTCTTCTGACAATAATTGCAATAAATTAAACATgggaggagatcctgctgtagctcagcggtaacaaccggactagtatccatgaggacacaggtttgctccctggccccaaAAAGACACTGCGGCACTTTacgtcagagtgttctgcctgtggtttcctctaagagttgtacAGTATCCAGTCTTAAATTttggtctttcatccattttgagtttatttctgtgtatggtgttagtgttctcatttcattcttttacatgcagctgtacagttttcccagcaccacttgctgaagagactatcttttctctgttgtatattctttcctcctttgtcacagatttattggccataggtgtgtcggtttatttctggctttctgtcctgttccactgatctatatttctgttttcgtGCCAGTTccttactgttttgatgactgtagctttttttttttttttttttggtctttttgccatttcttgggccgctcccgcggcatatggaggttcccaggctaggggtccaatcggagctgtagccaccagcctacaccagagccacagcaacatgggatccgagccatgtctgcaacctacaccacagctcacagcaacttgggatcgtcaacccactgagcaaggccagggatcgaacccgcaacctcatggttcctagtcagtttcgttaaccactgcgccagacgggaactccctgatgaccgtagcttgtagtatagtctgaagtcagggagcctgattgctccagctccatttttcttgctcaggattgccttggctattcagggtcttttatatttccatacaaattttaaaaatttgtttgctctggttctgtgaaaaatgccattgctgCTGTGATAGGGATTGtcctgaatctgtagattgcctaaTAAAGTCATTTTgaccatattgattttttttttttttttcctctctgtctttctagggacacatccgcagcatatggaagttcccaggctaggggtccaatcggagctgtagccaccagcctaagccagggccacagcatcacaggatccgagtcatatctgtgacctataccacagctcacggcaatgccagattcttacccactgaacgaggccagggatcgaacctgcgtcctcatggatgccagtcaggttcattaaccactgagccacgaagggaactcctttttgttgttgccatattgatttttttaacccaagagcatgctatatctttccatttgtttgtgtcatcttcgatttctttcatcaatgtctgaTGGTTTTCAGCAtaaggtcttttgcctctttagataggtttattcctaggtattttattctctttgctctGATGGTAAacggaattgtttccttaatttctctttctgaactttcattGTTGGTGTGTAGAAATGCAGAAGATTTCTgcgtattattttcatttctatctgCCTACGGACCCTCCACTTACTTGGAAGACAAGAAAATCCCGAGCTCCACACATCCCGAGCTGAGTTCcttgcctcccctcctccagtcCTGCTTCTTCCGCAGCCCCATCTCACAGGGGATGACATCTCTATCCTCTGGTCCTCAGGCCAAAAGCTCTACAGTCGCCTTTGACGCTTGGCTCTGTTACACTCTCATCAACTGGGACGCCCTTCAGGCTCTACTAGCTCATCTTCACAGTCTCAGCCGATGCCACTCAGGTCCCTCCAACccccatctctcacctggattctTTTAGAAGCCCCCTAACTATTCTTCCAGCTTTACCCTCATCCTCCCCCATCCATTCTCAGCCCAGCAACCAGATGATCCTTTGATCCATAAATCGGACCACCATACCGCTCAGCTCAGAACTTCCCAGTGGCTTTTCCCAGTTATCCCAGAATAAAAGTCACAGTCTCTAAAATGCTTTCTAAGACCCTCCGTGACCTGGTCCTCTGTGACCACTGCCCCTTCCTCACTGATCCGGCCCCACCAACTCCCTTCCCATTCCTTGAAATGCTAGGCACACTCCTGCCTTGTGGACTTTGCaatggctgttccctctgcctagaatccTTTTCCCCAGATACCTGTATGGTCAAATCCTTCACCAACTCCTGAGGTTTTTGCTCAAatgtccctttttttgttttgttttttagagctgcacccatggcaatgtggaagttcccaggttaggggatcgaatcagaactatagctgccggcctataccatagccacagcaactcagaatccaagcttcgtctgtgacctacaccaccactcatggcaatgccagatccccaacccactgagcgaggccagggattgaacccgcatcctcatggatactagttggattcatttccattgtaccacagcaggaattccctcaAATGTCACCTACTTTGGtgtccttttttcaaaattgCAAATCCCACCCCACCACATGCCCCACCTCCTGGCTCTGTTCTGTACTTTCCCCCACAGCGCTTCCTGCCTTCTAGCAAATTATATAATGTACTTACTTGTTATGTttcttgtctgtctctccctGCAAGAATGTAAGCCAGATCGGGCAGGAGTCTTTGTTTTAATCACTGGCacataacaggtgctcaataaataggtGTCGATGGAATTGAATGAAGAAATTGCTCTCCCTTGTTAGAAAAGTCATTTTCACATAACTAGTAATTCAAAACTACTTCTGTGTGTGACTCAGAAAATTCAGTGGAGATTTATTGAAAAGATGCTACCAAGCTGTGTTGAGTGCCTGGGCCCCGGGTCTGTCAAATTATTTTGCTGTAAAATTCAAAATCTTTTAGCTGGcagggaatggggggggggggacagggaggaaaaaaagaaaaaaatgctaccaggaaagcaaaggaaagtCATTCTCTACATCACTTGcttatgattaaaaatatatatataggctggATTTTTGCATATgaatccacatgcaaaagaatgaatttagatCTGTACTTCACAGcataatacaaaaattaactcaaaaccgACGAAAAATCTAAATgctaaatctaaagaaaacagaagggTTAATCTGTGTGACCTTAGATTAGGCAGCAATTTTCTACATATGACACCaaaaagcacaagcaataaaagaaaaaatagataaattggatttcatcaaaataaaatttgttcttGGAAGAATGCTATCATGAAAGTGAGAAGAcaaccaacagagcaggaggaaatattttcaaatcatgtatctgGTAACAGATTTGTATCTAGAACATACCAAGAGCTCTTACAACTCAACTATAAGACAAATAGCctaattaaaaataggcaaaaggaagttcccgttgtggctcagtgggttatgaaccagactagtatccatgaggatgcgggttcaatccctggcctcgctcagtgggttaaggatcccgctttgctgtggctgtggtgtaggccggcagcagtagctccgattgaacccctagccctggaacttgcGTATGCTGTGAATCCTgccgtaaaaagcaaaagagaaaaaaaccaaagaaaaataggcaaaggattgGAAtggacatgtctccaaagaagatatacaaatggatggccaagaagcacTTGGAAAAAACATTCGCCGTTATTAGTCATTATAGAAAACTTCAGTGAGATACAACGTCACGCCCGCTAAGATAGCTACagtcaaaaagacagaaaataagtgctggtgaggatgtggagaaatgggaatccTTATACCCTGCGGGTGGAAAGTAAAATGGTGCAACCCCTTTGAAAAACAGTCTGGCGTTTCCTCAGTCATACATAGAATTTCCATGAGACAGTAACTTCTCTTCTAGGTAtaaaccccaaagaaatgaaaacatatgttcaaataaatgtgtatatgaatattcatagcaacattattcgtaatagccagaaagtggaaacaacccaggtgtccatcagctgatgaatggataaacacacgTGGtctgtccatacaatggaatcaTATTCATccataagaaggaatgaagtactgatacccGCTGTAATTGAGGCACTTGCAAACACGTctcggatctggttttgctgtggctgtggtgcaggctggcagctgtgtctccgattggacccctagcctgcaaacctccatatgccacgggtacagccccccccacaaaagcaaagggaaaaaaagtgagaaaCCTTAAAAAGATGGTGTTTGGTTACAGGGTTTCGGTGCAGGAAGAGGGAAGTAGtgctggagatggatggtgtgATGGTTGTGAACCATGTCAACgtgcttttttggtttgttttggggtttgtttgtctttttagggccacacccatagcatatggaggttcccaggctaggggtggaatcagagctgcagccgccagcctaggccacagccacagtgatgccagatccaagccacatctgtgacctacaccacagctcacagcaatgctggatccttaacccactgattgaggccggggattgaacccacgtacTCATGGATGTTCAtctggtttgttaaccgctgagccaagatgggaactcccttcctatACCAAAGCTAATTTTGTAAGTATGCAGTCAGGAGTCTTAATCTTAGGAAGGCACATCGTACAATCTGTATTAAAAGACCAGATTTGCTGCTGTTTGCTTAGCATCCCCTTCCAAATTGATAGCTGATGTTTTATGCTTCTGAGAGCTTCTAGAAGAAGGCCAGAGAGATTTTCTGAATCCCCCTTTGATTGCCTTTAATTCCATTACAGCTTGTTCTCGTGTATTAACAAGGTAatcttgtctttctcttactttacTGCTCTGACCTTTCAGgggaaatgtgattttaaaattggaCACCGTCCAAAGATGATGCCAGCATGACAAAGGGTGTTATTCTTACAAGCAGTATAATTCCAGAGATGTGATCTGAGCCATCATTCTTTGCATGCTTTTGATTCCCTTTCTACTCAAAACAACAGCAGCGTTATCATTCAAAAGCATGTTAGAAGTGTAGAATTTGGGTCTCTtcctcagacctactgaatcagaatcatcattttaacaagatgtgatgggtttttgtttttttagggctgcacccacagcatatagaagtcccagactaggagtcaagttggagctgtagctgccagccacagccacagcaatgccagatccttaacccactgtgcaaggccagggatcgaaccttcatcctcatggatactagttgggcttgttatcactgagccatgacgagaactccaggatATGATGGTTTTAAAGTATGTCTAGATTCCTTGATACTCCTCTGTTTGGTGGAGCTTAATTCTCCTTGCCTTGAGGGCCTTAGTGACTTGTTTGTAATAAACGATGTGGCAGAAAATGATGGGGTGCATCTCCCAAGGCTGTTAAGTCATAAAGACCTTGTAAGCTCCTCCTTCCTAGAATCACTCACtctggggaagccagctgccatgtggTGAAGACACCCCACACTCAGTGAACTTTTGTGGAGAGGGTCACATGGCCAAGCACTGAGGCCTCCTGACAACAGTCATGGTGTGTGACGTCTTGCAAGTGACTCCTTCAGCCCccgtcaagccttcagatgacatGCTTGCAGCCAACATCCTCACTGCAACCTCCTGAGAGACCCAGAGCCAGAAGTGCCCCGTGGAGTCACACCTGGTTTCCTGACTCTTTGTAACTATGTTAGATGATAAACATTGGTTGTTTTCAGCTGCTGGGTTTGGGGTTgatgtgacctgagccactgcagtgacaaggctggatccttaacccgctgagccaccagggaactcctatcttgtgCCTCTTGATCTGAAACGTACATTTTTCACTTTGTGACTGATATTGGCCATCTTTCCAAGTCAGTACTTGTAGCTCCACCTCATCTCTCCGGCTGGCTGCTCTTTCACAACCGGGCCACCAGGACCACGCAGCCCTGCTCCAGCACCACCCTGAGCACTGTCCTTATAGCTGCTGGCACTGTGTTCGGACCACTCCCTCAGGCGCTGAGGTCCTTGTGTGGGCTTCGCAGGGGAGGAAACACTAAGTCCTGGAGAGGCTTGAACTTGACCATTTGGCAGCACAGCCTCTTAGATCTTCTTGTCCCTCATCAGTGGGCATTTGGGTTATTAACACAGAATCTGGGGACCTCCGATGCTTTAGAGACCACCCCTGAAGACAGTCTCTATGGAATTTCAGAGGAGGGACCCCAagggggtccttaacccacctgtCTGCAGATCCCGAACTTCTCTGACAATATGATAAAAACCTTGGGCTTCCTTAAGGCCTTTTGATCCCACTGCTCTGAGAAGAAAACCTGACCTTTCCCAGCCGCCAGAAACAAAAGATCCCTTTCCTCAAAATCGTTCTTTGCCTCTGCAGGAGCACCAAGCACTTTTCTACTGAATATGTTATCAAAGGTTAAAAAGGCTCCTCTTGCCTTTGGGGGCATGTCTCCTCCCACTCCTGCTCCCGAAATGGCAGCCCTGCAGGGCTGTGACTGAACCCCACCGGGCCTTTGATGCGGATCATGTAGAAGATCTGTGGCTGAGCGCGCCAAGGGCAGGGAAGGGCGCAGGCTTCCCCGcggccaccagagg includes:
- the COQ7 gene encoding 5-demethoxyubiquinone hydroxylase, mitochondrial isoform X3 — encoded protein: MAYGRRISARFWSSGMTLDNINWAAVDRIIRVDHAGEYGANRIYAGQMAVLGRTSIGPAIQKMWDQEKDHLKKFNELMVAFRVRPTVLMPFWNVVGFALGAGTALLGKEGAMACTVAVEESIAHHYNNQIRRLMEEDPAKYEELLQVIRKFRDEELEHHDIGLEHGAELVGTHFPCLLEAPGYTVLKSVIQAGCSVAIYLSERF
- the COQ7 gene encoding 5-demethoxyubiquinone hydroxylase, mitochondrial isoform X1 — translated: MSYAGAVAARCLWLPRTGAPRPLSAYGRRISARFWSSGMTLDNINWAAVDRIIRVDHAGEYGANRIYAGQMAVLGRTSIGPAIQKMWDQEKDHLKKFNELMVAFRVRPTVLMPFWNVVGFALGAGTALLGKEGAMACTVAVEESIAHHYNNQIRRLMEEDPAKYEELLQVIRKFRDEELEHHDIGLEHGAELVGTHFPCLLEAPGYTVLKSVIQAGCSVAIYLSERF
- the COQ7 gene encoding 5-demethoxyubiquinone hydroxylase, mitochondrial isoform X2, which produces MSYAGAVAARCLWLPRTGAPRPLSAYGRRISARFWSSGMTLDNINWAAVDRIIRVDHAGEYGANRIYAGQMAVLGRTSIGPAIQKMWDQEKDHLKKFNELMVAFRVRPTVLMPFWNVVGFALGAGTALLGKEGAMACTVAVEESIAHHYNNQIRRLMEEDPAKYEELLQVIRKFRDEELEHHDIGLEHGAELAPGYTVLKSVIQAGCSVAIYLSERF
- the COQ7 gene encoding 5-demethoxyubiquinone hydroxylase, mitochondrial isoform X4, whose translation is MTLDNINWAAVDRIIRVDHAGEYGANRIYAGQMAVLGRTSIGPAIQKMWDQEKDHLKKFNELMVAFRVRPTVLMPFWNVVGFALGAGTALLGKEGAMACTVAVEESIAHHYNNQIRRLMEEDPAKYEELLQVIRKFRDEELEHHDIGLEHGAELVGTHFPCLLEAPGYTVLKSVIQAGCSVAIYLSERF